In the genome of Cyanobium sp. ATX 6F1, one region contains:
- a CDS encoding glypican: protein MGKPSLSLRPLPASLALLCAGVGAVVLLAFLTFTLVPVLVAVGLTAALLVGALLCGWAGIEALAALERWMETDQRFRR, encoded by the coding sequence AGCCTTTCCCTGCGTCCCCTGCCTGCGAGCCTGGCTCTGCTCTGCGCCGGTGTCGGCGCCGTTGTGTTGCTGGCCTTCCTGACGTTCACCTTGGTGCCGGTGCTGGTGGCCGTCGGGCTGACGGCTGCTCTGTTGGTGGGAGCGCTTCTGTGCGGCTGGGCCGGCATCGAGGCCTTGGCCGCTCTCGAGCGCTGGATGGAGACGGACCAGCGCTTCCGTCGCTGA